Proteins from a single region of Anastrepha ludens isolate Willacy chromosome 5, idAnaLude1.1, whole genome shotgun sequence:
- the LOC128863277 gene encoding uncharacterized protein LOC128863277 isoform X1, which translates to MAEKSLMKRPVQPTHTSPSLGVYHYYNSDFYYSLPNLRKTDKMQGVKRVVVFCILIVILPATLIIIPLYLRRTVFADVVYPVAESDIIEIRDGLSSIFCQQHSLRMNSNFNAFQLRSKPEVSTNRKHIRLKKSMTLPDDTLEYWGFYLLKGARVHLKFCSRYDGSRILVVKGQRNLNTCGLLDHNQNKLGANFAQGHEQVKVFFEDIKEMADVVPVDEATADKKPVDINMEEENHGAEDSSEDAEEESFQRAKVAAHMAAAAALVMPPQLASNITTIPTLKPAKIRGKKLKKGSISSMRNRRLPSSAPMHATTHTPAKSSAGASNESKDRYRRRRSHSNVAATADTSHLKQKHQVAEHRKQEVYDQLYKRRRTKREHVYDRKYSHGGNAVNFTITDESNSVSSFETGLFNCYNGAILLAEGFPPSAKCVNAHFLENGSHRMLSKHEINEDGYYYYIFYSDNDLVRNDIHAIFDIYKPTFQYSNLSDLTGCVNATNCTFPIGFLSDEIVVVEVPTRDGIEHEEDDITYLISTCHPRTAVYAIFPIAVLILILSCSFL; encoded by the coding sequence AGACTGACAAGATGCAAGGTGTGAAGCGTGTGGTGGTATTCTGCATACTGATCGTCATACTGCCCGCCACACTGATAATCATACCCCTCTACCTACGCCGCACAGTCTTCGCAGACGTTGTTTATCCCGTCGCCGAGTCAGACATCATTGAGATACGCGACGGCTTATCATCGATCTTCTGTCAGCAACATTCACTACGCATGAATTCAAACTTCAACGCATTTCAATTGCGCAGCAAACCCGAAGTTTCCACAAATCGTAAACATATACGTCTAAAGAAGTCAATGACGTTGCCCGACGATACGCTAGAGTATTGGGGCTTCTATCTGCTAAAGGGTGCCAGAGTGCATCTAAAGTTTTGCTCACGCTATGACGGCTCGCGTATCCTGGTAGTAAAGGGACAACGCAATTTAAACACCTGCGGACTGCTTGATcacaatcaaaataaattaggCGCAAATTTTGCGCAGGGTCACGAACAGGTGAAAGTCTTCTTCGAGGATATTAAGGAAATGGCAGACGTTGTGCCAGTGGACGAGGCTACTGCTGATAAGAAGCCAGTCGATATTAATATGGAGGAGGAAAATCATGGTGCTGAGGATTCTAGTGAAGATGCAGAAGAGGAGTCATTTCAGCGCGCTAAGGTTGCAGCACACATGGCAGCCGCAGCGGCGCTGGTGATGCCACCGCAACTTGCAAGTAATATAACAACTATACCTACGTTAAAACCAGCAAAAATACGTggaaagaagttgaaaaaaggcTCGATAAGTTCAATGCGCAATCGCCGATTACCTTCAAGTGCCCCCATGCATGCCACAACGCACACACCGGCAAAGAGCTCAGCGGGAGCATCAAATGAAAGTAAGGATAGATATCGTCGACGCAGAAGTCATTCGAATGTCGCTGCTACAGCAGATACGTCACACTTGAAACAAAAACACCAGGTGGCGGAACATCGGAAACAAGAAGTCTATGATCAATTGTACAAGCGACGGCGGACAAAACGTGAGCATGTCTACGATCGTAAATACAGTCATGGCGGCAATGCTGTTAATTTTACCATCACTGATGAATCGAACTCGGTTTCAAGCTTTGAAACTGGACTTTTTAACTGCTACAATGGTGCCATATTACTAGCCGAAGGATTCCCACCCTCAGCGAAATGCGTCAATGCGCATTTCCTAGAGAATGGGTCCCATCGCATGCTCTCTAAGCATGAAATAAACGAAGATGGTTActactattatattttttatagtgaCAACGATCTGGTGCGCAATGACATTCACGCCATTTTCGATATTTACAAACCAACCTTTCAATACTCCAACTTGAGCGATTTGACGGGTTGTGTGAATGCGACGAATTGCACGTTTCCCATTGGATTTCTTTCCGATGAAATTGTAGTAGTGGAAGTGCCCACGCGTGATGGCATCGAGCATGAAGAGGACGACATCACTTACCTAATCTCAACGTGTCATCCGCGCACGGCAGTCTACGCGATTTTTCCTATTGCGGTGCTAATATTAATATTGAGTTGTTCATTTTTATAG
- the LOC128863277 gene encoding uncharacterized protein LOC128863277 isoform X2, translated as MQLNEYYFEETDKMQGVKRVVVFCILIVILPATLIIIPLYLRRTVFADVVYPVAESDIIEIRDGLSSIFCQQHSLRMNSNFNAFQLRSKPEVSTNRKHIRLKKSMTLPDDTLEYWGFYLLKGARVHLKFCSRYDGSRILVVKGQRNLNTCGLLDHNQNKLGANFAQGHEQVKVFFEDIKEMADVVPVDEATADKKPVDINMEEENHGAEDSSEDAEEESFQRAKVAAHMAAAAALVMPPQLASNITTIPTLKPAKIRGKKLKKGSISSMRNRRLPSSAPMHATTHTPAKSSAGASNESKDRYRRRRSHSNVAATADTSHLKQKHQVAEHRKQEVYDQLYKRRRTKREHVYDRKYSHGGNAVNFTITDESNSVSSFETGLFNCYNGAILLAEGFPPSAKCVNAHFLENGSHRMLSKHEINEDGYYYYIFYSDNDLVRNDIHAIFDIYKPTFQYSNLSDLTGCVNATNCTFPIGFLSDEIVVVEVPTRDGIEHEEDDITYLISTCHPRTAVYAIFPIAVLILILSCSFL; from the coding sequence AGACTGACAAGATGCAAGGTGTGAAGCGTGTGGTGGTATTCTGCATACTGATCGTCATACTGCCCGCCACACTGATAATCATACCCCTCTACCTACGCCGCACAGTCTTCGCAGACGTTGTTTATCCCGTCGCCGAGTCAGACATCATTGAGATACGCGACGGCTTATCATCGATCTTCTGTCAGCAACATTCACTACGCATGAATTCAAACTTCAACGCATTTCAATTGCGCAGCAAACCCGAAGTTTCCACAAATCGTAAACATATACGTCTAAAGAAGTCAATGACGTTGCCCGACGATACGCTAGAGTATTGGGGCTTCTATCTGCTAAAGGGTGCCAGAGTGCATCTAAAGTTTTGCTCACGCTATGACGGCTCGCGTATCCTGGTAGTAAAGGGACAACGCAATTTAAACACCTGCGGACTGCTTGATcacaatcaaaataaattaggCGCAAATTTTGCGCAGGGTCACGAACAGGTGAAAGTCTTCTTCGAGGATATTAAGGAAATGGCAGACGTTGTGCCAGTGGACGAGGCTACTGCTGATAAGAAGCCAGTCGATATTAATATGGAGGAGGAAAATCATGGTGCTGAGGATTCTAGTGAAGATGCAGAAGAGGAGTCATTTCAGCGCGCTAAGGTTGCAGCACACATGGCAGCCGCAGCGGCGCTGGTGATGCCACCGCAACTTGCAAGTAATATAACAACTATACCTACGTTAAAACCAGCAAAAATACGTggaaagaagttgaaaaaaggcTCGATAAGTTCAATGCGCAATCGCCGATTACCTTCAAGTGCCCCCATGCATGCCACAACGCACACACCGGCAAAGAGCTCAGCGGGAGCATCAAATGAAAGTAAGGATAGATATCGTCGACGCAGAAGTCATTCGAATGTCGCTGCTACAGCAGATACGTCACACTTGAAACAAAAACACCAGGTGGCGGAACATCGGAAACAAGAAGTCTATGATCAATTGTACAAGCGACGGCGGACAAAACGTGAGCATGTCTACGATCGTAAATACAGTCATGGCGGCAATGCTGTTAATTTTACCATCACTGATGAATCGAACTCGGTTTCAAGCTTTGAAACTGGACTTTTTAACTGCTACAATGGTGCCATATTACTAGCCGAAGGATTCCCACCCTCAGCGAAATGCGTCAATGCGCATTTCCTAGAGAATGGGTCCCATCGCATGCTCTCTAAGCATGAAATAAACGAAGATGGTTActactattatattttttatagtgaCAACGATCTGGTGCGCAATGACATTCACGCCATTTTCGATATTTACAAACCAACCTTTCAATACTCCAACTTGAGCGATTTGACGGGTTGTGTGAATGCGACGAATTGCACGTTTCCCATTGGATTTCTTTCCGATGAAATTGTAGTAGTGGAAGTGCCCACGCGTGATGGCATCGAGCATGAAGAGGACGACATCACTTACCTAATCTCAACGTGTCATCCGCGCACGGCAGTCTACGCGATTTTTCCTATTGCGGTGCTAATATTAATATTGAGTTGTTCATTTTTATAG
- the LOC128863277 gene encoding uncharacterized protein LOC128863277 isoform X3: MQGVKRVVVFCILIVILPATLIIIPLYLRRTVFADVVYPVAESDIIEIRDGLSSIFCQQHSLRMNSNFNAFQLRSKPEVSTNRKHIRLKKSMTLPDDTLEYWGFYLLKGARVHLKFCSRYDGSRILVVKGQRNLNTCGLLDHNQNKLGANFAQGHEQVKVFFEDIKEMADVVPVDEATADKKPVDINMEEENHGAEDSSEDAEEESFQRAKVAAHMAAAAALVMPPQLASNITTIPTLKPAKIRGKKLKKGSISSMRNRRLPSSAPMHATTHTPAKSSAGASNESKDRYRRRRSHSNVAATADTSHLKQKHQVAEHRKQEVYDQLYKRRRTKREHVYDRKYSHGGNAVNFTITDESNSVSSFETGLFNCYNGAILLAEGFPPSAKCVNAHFLENGSHRMLSKHEINEDGYYYYIFYSDNDLVRNDIHAIFDIYKPTFQYSNLSDLTGCVNATNCTFPIGFLSDEIVVVEVPTRDGIEHEEDDITYLISTCHPRTAVYAIFPIAVLILILSCSFL; encoded by the coding sequence ATGCAAGGTGTGAAGCGTGTGGTGGTATTCTGCATACTGATCGTCATACTGCCCGCCACACTGATAATCATACCCCTCTACCTACGCCGCACAGTCTTCGCAGACGTTGTTTATCCCGTCGCCGAGTCAGACATCATTGAGATACGCGACGGCTTATCATCGATCTTCTGTCAGCAACATTCACTACGCATGAATTCAAACTTCAACGCATTTCAATTGCGCAGCAAACCCGAAGTTTCCACAAATCGTAAACATATACGTCTAAAGAAGTCAATGACGTTGCCCGACGATACGCTAGAGTATTGGGGCTTCTATCTGCTAAAGGGTGCCAGAGTGCATCTAAAGTTTTGCTCACGCTATGACGGCTCGCGTATCCTGGTAGTAAAGGGACAACGCAATTTAAACACCTGCGGACTGCTTGATcacaatcaaaataaattaggCGCAAATTTTGCGCAGGGTCACGAACAGGTGAAAGTCTTCTTCGAGGATATTAAGGAAATGGCAGACGTTGTGCCAGTGGACGAGGCTACTGCTGATAAGAAGCCAGTCGATATTAATATGGAGGAGGAAAATCATGGTGCTGAGGATTCTAGTGAAGATGCAGAAGAGGAGTCATTTCAGCGCGCTAAGGTTGCAGCACACATGGCAGCCGCAGCGGCGCTGGTGATGCCACCGCAACTTGCAAGTAATATAACAACTATACCTACGTTAAAACCAGCAAAAATACGTggaaagaagttgaaaaaaggcTCGATAAGTTCAATGCGCAATCGCCGATTACCTTCAAGTGCCCCCATGCATGCCACAACGCACACACCGGCAAAGAGCTCAGCGGGAGCATCAAATGAAAGTAAGGATAGATATCGTCGACGCAGAAGTCATTCGAATGTCGCTGCTACAGCAGATACGTCACACTTGAAACAAAAACACCAGGTGGCGGAACATCGGAAACAAGAAGTCTATGATCAATTGTACAAGCGACGGCGGACAAAACGTGAGCATGTCTACGATCGTAAATACAGTCATGGCGGCAATGCTGTTAATTTTACCATCACTGATGAATCGAACTCGGTTTCAAGCTTTGAAACTGGACTTTTTAACTGCTACAATGGTGCCATATTACTAGCCGAAGGATTCCCACCCTCAGCGAAATGCGTCAATGCGCATTTCCTAGAGAATGGGTCCCATCGCATGCTCTCTAAGCATGAAATAAACGAAGATGGTTActactattatattttttatagtgaCAACGATCTGGTGCGCAATGACATTCACGCCATTTTCGATATTTACAAACCAACCTTTCAATACTCCAACTTGAGCGATTTGACGGGTTGTGTGAATGCGACGAATTGCACGTTTCCCATTGGATTTCTTTCCGATGAAATTGTAGTAGTGGAAGTGCCCACGCGTGATGGCATCGAGCATGAAGAGGACGACATCACTTACCTAATCTCAACGTGTCATCCGCGCACGGCAGTCTACGCGATTTTTCCTATTGCGGTGCTAATATTAATATTGAGTTGTTCATTTTTATAG
- the LOC128864703 gene encoding uncharacterized protein LOC128864703 has protein sequence MAPGNGIDGLCSKVNDYLASLSRFFTATNLQLSPTKSTATLFTSWTKEVQLQLKVKVDDTQIPTVNNPKILGVTFDSLLSFSAHTTAIATKVQNRNKVLKSLAGSTWGKDKEMLLSTFKAIGRPVLNYVAPLWSPGISDSQWTKLQTCQNTALRTVTGCFLMSPIQHLHNEAQILTVKEHNKLLSEQFLLGCYRRPHPLHLLLRSTLVVIVHHLADTLWMHLP, from the exons atggcgccGGGCAATggcattgatggcctgtgctccaaggtaaacgactaTCTCGCCAGCCTTTCTCGATTCTTCACTGCGACGAATTTACAACTCTCCCctactaaatccacggcgacccttttcacctcctggacaaaggaggtccagctacaactcaaggtgaaagtcgatgatacacaaattccgacggttaacaaccccaaaatattgggagttacctttgacagcttgctctccttctcagcgcatacaaccgctattgcaactaaagtacagaatcgcaacaaggttctcaagtcgctcgccggcagcacttggggcaaagacaaggaaatgttgctgtcgacttttaaagcaataggccgaccggttctaaactatgttGCGCCTCTCTGGTCACCTGGAatcagtgattcgcagtggacgaagcttcagacctgccaaaacactgctttAAGGACCGTTACAGGATGTTTTCTGATGTCACCTATACAACACCTACATAATGAGGCCCAAATACTGActgttaaggagcataacaaattgctcagtgagcagtttctgctagggtgttaccgcagacCTCACCCAt TACATCTACTACTACGTTCCACCTTAGTTGTGATAGTGCACCACCTTGCCGACACCCTCTGGATGCATTTGCCATAA